Proteins from a genomic interval of Armatimonadota bacterium:
- a CDS encoding ribulose-phosphate 3-epimerase — protein sequence MILLAPSVLSADLSRLSEAAKQLEAAGADWLHLDVMDGRFVPNLTFGPPVISCLRRQCNLPFDAHLMIERPWDFLKEYADAGADSITVHIEACPHVHRTIQQIKKLGVRAGVALNPGTPLSSAEEVVKDIDLLLIMSVNPGFGGQEFISASIDKLRRAAELIADRGSDALLQVDGGITPSNIGDAVAAGAQAVVAGNSVFAAASVAEGVKALRSSIASPV from the coding sequence GTGATCTTGCTGGCGCCCTCTGTCTTGTCGGCAGATTTGAGCCGCCTGTCCGAAGCCGCCAAACAATTGGAAGCCGCCGGTGCCGATTGGCTTCATTTGGACGTAATGGACGGCCGTTTCGTGCCCAATCTCACCTTTGGTCCGCCGGTAATCTCCTGCCTGCGCCGCCAGTGCAATCTGCCGTTCGACGCTCACCTTATGATCGAACGACCCTGGGACTTCTTGAAAGAGTATGCCGATGCGGGCGCGGACTCTATCACCGTCCACATCGAGGCCTGTCCCCACGTCCACCGCACCATTCAGCAGATCAAGAAACTGGGCGTTCGGGCGGGCGTTGCCCTCAATCCAGGCACGCCGTTATCCAGCGCCGAAGAAGTCGTCAAAGACATCGACCTCTTGCTGATCATGTCGGTCAACCCAGGCTTTGGCGGACAGGAGTTCATTTCCGCATCCATCGACAAACTAAGAAGAGCCGCCGAACTCATAGCCGACAGAGGATCGGACGCGCTGTTACAGGTCGACGGCGGAATAACCCCCTCCAACATCGGCGACGCAGTGGCGGCAGGCGCGCAAGCAGTGGTGGCCGGCAATAGCGTCTTTGCGGCGGCCAGCGTGGCAGAGGGCGTAAAGGCGCTTCGATCCTCGATCGCATCCCCGGTATAA